Proteins encoded together in one Bactrocera neohumeralis isolate Rockhampton chromosome 4, APGP_CSIRO_Bneo_wtdbg2-racon-allhic-juicebox.fasta_v2, whole genome shotgun sequence window:
- the LOC126756353 gene encoding juvenile hormone epoxide hydrolase 1 encodes MKAIIFIVILAISGLWLYRGVNEFIKPLPKPEVSNNTYWGPGKPVNYEAPTDIVPFEIKYDQTIIDDLRTQLNRTWKFTAPLENIKFEYGFNSEALRHIVDYWRDYYLLKWRAHEDYLNSLPHFKTEIQGLKIHFIHAKPSEEARKEKKVVPMLLLHGWPGSVREFYEFIKLLVEVSDVNDYVFEVIAPSLVGYGFSDAATRPGFDSLQMAVVMRNLMLRVGYEKFLVQGGDWGSIIGSAISTLFPENVLGFHSNMCVLNTPLATIKSYIASWMPERFIPARFFYNHHFPLKDKYKFLIVESGYFHIQATKPDTIGIALEASPIALAAYILEKFQLATGAGRNQEFNAMDRAYKLDAILDNLMIYYLTGTVTTAGRFYAENLASDSQALRLDRVPTTVPMGCARFQFDLPPAIDWALKDKFPNLVHSTYFNQGGHFAALELPGMLYINFQEFVKKAIAE; translated from the exons ATGAAggcaattatatttattgtcATATTGGCCATTTCGGGGTTGTGGCTTTACCGCGGGGTCAACGAATTCATTAAGCCGCTACCGAAGCCAGAGGTTAGCAATAACACCTACTGGGGACCCGGCAAACCTGTAAACTACGAAGCACCAACAGATATTGTGCCTTTCGAAATCAAATACGATCAAACG ATTATTGACGATTTGCGCACACAACTCAACCGTACGTGGAAATTCACTGCGCCGTTGGAAAATATCAAATTCGAATATGGCTTCAATTCGGAAGCGCTTAGGCATATTGTCGACTATTGGCGCGACTACTACTTGCTGAAATGGAGAGCACATGAAGATTACCTGAATTCGCTGCCGCACTTTAAAACCGAGATACAAGG GCTGAAGATTCACTTCATACACGCAAAGCCGTCAGAGGAGGCGCGAAAAGAGAAGAAAGTGGTGCCGATGTTATTGCTGCACGGTTGGCCGGGCTCTGTGCGTGAATTTTACGAGTTCATAAAGCTTTTGGTGGAGGTGTCCGATGTCAATGATTATGTGTTCGAAGTTATTGCACCCTCTCTAGTCGGGTATGGGTTCTCGGAC GCTGCCACCAGACCCGGTTTCGATTCGCTACAGATGGCTGTTGTCATGCGTAATCTAATGTTACGTGTTGGTTATGAAAAATTTCTGGTACAGGGCGGCGATTGGGGTTCCATCATTGGCAGCGCCATTTCCACACTCTTCCCTGAAAATGTGCTCGGTTTTCATTCtaatatgtgtgtgttgaaCACACCACTAGCTACGATAAAATCGTACATTGCCAGTTGGATGCCAGAGCGCTTTATACCAGCGCGTTTCTTCTACAATCATCATTTTCCACTAAAGGACAAATATAAGTTTCTAATCGTTGAGTCCGGTTACTTCCACATACAAGCAACAAAGCCGGACACCATTGGCATTGCACTGGAGGCTAGTCCCATTGCCTTGGCCGCATACATACTGGAGAAATTCCAATTGGCAACAGGTGCTGGTCGGAATCAGGAATTCAACGCTATGGACAGAGCATATAAATTAGATGCTATATTAGATAATCTCATGATATACTATCTCACCGGCACGGTCACGACAGCTGGACGGTTCTACGCCGAAAATCTCGCCAGTGACTCTCAGGCTCTGAGACTGGATCGCGTGCCAACGACTGTGCCTATGGGTTGTGCACGCTTCCAGTTCGACTTACCTCCTGCCATTGACTGGGCGCTCAAAGACAAGTTTCCGAATTTGGTGCACAGTACATACTTCAACCAGGGTGGCCATTTTGCTGCTCTGGAACTGCCTGGTATGTTGTATATTAACTTCCAAGAGTTTGTGAAGAAAGCCATTGCTGAGTAA
- the LOC126756351 gene encoding juvenile hormone epoxide hydrolase 2-like, with amino-acid sequence MGTLLRITFVVLAIVVGLCVHKYQELTSSAPIPQLNDAEYWGPGSAAKYKENTAIKAFDISAKPELIEDLKTQLSRPLVLTEPLEGVGFQYGFNSKYLKEVVAYWRDTYLPKWGEREAFLKQFPHFETQIQGLRVHFIHVKPKSIEGKKVVPLLLIHGWPGSVREFYRLIPLLTKPNPKSEYVFEVIAPSLPGYGWSQGASKVNFGPAQMSLVLRNLMLRLGHEKFLIQGGDWGSILGASIVTLSPQNVLGYHSNLCTTSHPMIHLHMLLRNWFPSFFIQEENRIFFKPLSKELSYILEESGYMHIQASKPDTIGTTLTQNPVGLAAYILEKFSTWTNPAYKQLEDGGLTKRFTLDELLDNIMIYYTTNSITTSQRLYSEGFNIAHFALNLDSTHINVPTGCARFIHDLLPLTDFELGLKFKNIVHSTYHKEGGHFAAMEVPQTLYSDFVEFVAKVFRKSQPKQ; translated from the exons ATGGGCACCTTGTTACGTATTACATTCGTGGTCCTAGCGATTGTCGTAGGTCTGTGTGTGCATAAATATCAGGAACTCACAAGTTCAGCGCCAATTCCCCAGCTGAACGATGCGGAATATTGGGGACCCGGCAGCGCCGCTAAATATAAGGAAAACACTGCCATTAAAGCTTTCGATATAAGCGCCAAACCGGAG TTAATTGAAGATCTGAAAACGCAGCTGTCGCGACCGCTGGTGCTCACCGAACCCCTCGAAGGTGTTGGATTCCAATACGGCTTCAATTCTAAGTACTTGAAAGAGGTGGTGGCATACTGGCGCGACACTTACCTGCCCAAGTGGGGTGAGCGCGAGGCCTTTCTCAAACAGTTCCCGCATTTTGAAACACAGATTCAAGG TTTACGAGTACACTTTATTCATGTGAAGCCCAAGTCCATCGAAGGTAAAAAGGTGGTACCTCTGTTACTGATCCACGGCTGGCCAGGATCAGTGCGCGAGTTCTATAGGCTTATACCGCTGCTGACGAAACCGAACCCCAAGAGTGAATATGTCTTCGAGGTGATAGCACCCAGCTTGCCCGGTTATGGTTGGTCTCAG GGGGCCTCAAAGGTAAACTTCGGACCCGCACAGATGTCGTTAGTGTTGCGTAATTTGATGCTGCGTTTAGGTCATGAGAAATTCCTAATACAGGGTGGTGATTGGGGCTCTATACTCGGTGCAAGCATCGTTACTTTATCGCCACAGAATGTGCTCGGTTATCATTCGAATTTGTGCACTACCAGTCATCCAATGATTCACCTTCATATGTTATTGCGAAATTGGTTCCCGAGCTTCTTTATTCAGGAAGAAAATAGAATTTTCTTTAAACCACTCAGCAAAGAGTTAAGCTATATTTTGGAGGAGTCTGGTTACATGCATATTCAGGCATCCAAACCAGACACAATTGGCACAACGCTCACACAGAATCCTGTCGGTTTGGCCGCATACATCTTGGAGAAATTCTCCACATGGACCAATCCTGCATACAAGCAACTCGAGGATGGTGGCCTCACCAAACGCTTCACTTTGGACGAGCTTTTGGACAATATTATGATTTATTACACTACAAACTCGATAACTACGTCTCAGCGCTTGTACTCGGAAGGGTTCAATATCGCTCACTTTGCTTTGAATTTGGACTCGACACATATAAATGTGCCTACCGGTTGTGCACGTTTTATTCACGACTTGTTGCCTttgacggacttcgagcttggattgaaattcaaaaatattgtgcacAGTACCTACCACAAAGAAGGTGGTCATTTTGCAGCAATGGAGGTTCCACAGACTCTTTACAGCGATTTCGTCGAATTTGTCGCTAAAGTATTCAGGAAGTCACAACCAAAGCAATAG
- the LOC126756350 gene encoding juvenile hormone epoxide hydrolase 2-like isoform X2 produces MGTLLRITFVVLAIVVGLCVHKYQELTSSAPIPQLNDAEYWGPGSAAKYKENTAIKAFDISAKPELIEDLKTQLSRPLVLTVPLEGVGFQYGFNSKYLKEVVAYWRDTYLPKWGEREAFLKQFPHFETQIQGLRVHFIHVKPKSIEGKKVVPLLLIHGWPGSVREFYRLIPLLTKPNPKSEYVFEVIAPSLPGYGWSQGASKVNFGPAQMSLVLRNLMLRLGHEKFLIQGGDWGSILGANIVTLSPQNVLGYHSNMCTTNHAMIHLYKLLRNWFPSFFIKEENSIFFKPFGKELSYILEESGYMHIQASKPDTIGTTLTQNPVGLAAYILEKFSTWTNPAYKQLEDGGLTKRFTLDELLDNIMIYYTTNSITTSQRLYSEGLNFAQLALNLDATHINVPTGCARFIHDLMHSTESELGLRFKNIVHSTYHKEGGHFAAMEVPQTLYSDFVEFVAKVFKKPHPKQ; encoded by the exons ATGGGCACCTTGTTACGTATTACATTCGTGGTCCTAGCAATTGTCGTAGGTCTGTGTGTGCATAAATATCAGGAACTCACAAGCTCAGCGCCAATTCCCCAGCTGAACGATGCGGAATATTGGGGACCCGGCAGCGCCGCTAAATATAAGGAGAACACTGCCATTAAAGCTTTCGATATAAGCGCCAAACCGGAG TTAATTGAAGATCTGAAAACGCAGCTGTCGCGACCGCTGGTGCTCACCGTACCCCTCGAAGGTGTTGGATTCCAATACGGCTTCAATTCTAAGTACTTGAAAGAGGTGGTGGCATACTGGCGCGACACTTACCTGCCCAAGTGGGGTGAGCGCGAGGCCTTTCTCAAACAGTTCCCGCATTTCGAAACACAGATTCAAGG TTTACGAGTACACTTTATTCATGTGAAGCCCAAGTCCATCGAAGGTAAAAAGGTGGTACCTCTGTTATTGATCCACGGCTGGCCAGGATCAGTGCGCGAGTTCTATAGGCTAATACCGCTGCTGACGAAACCGAACCCCAAGAGTGAATATGTCTTCGAAGTGATAGCACCCAGCTTGCCCGGTTATGGTTGGTCGCAG GGTGCCTCAAAAGTAAACTTTGGACCCGCACAGATGTCGTTAGTGTTGCGTAATTTGATGCTGCGTTTGGGTCATGAGAAATTCTTAATACAGGGTGGTGATTGGGGCTCAATACTCGGTGCAAACATCGTTACTTTATCGCCTCAGAATGTGCTCGGTTATCATTCAAATATGTGCACTACCAATCATGCAATGATTCACCTTTACAAGTTATTGCGAAATTGGTTCCCGAGCTTCTTTATAAAGGaagaaaatagtattttctTTAAACCCTTTGGCAAAGAGTTAAGCTATATTTTGGAGGAGTCTGGCTACATGCATATTCAGGCATCCAAACCAGACACAATTGGCACAACGCTCACACAGAATCCTGTCGGTTTGGCCGCATACATCTTGGAGAAATTCTCCACATGGACCAATCCTGCATACAAGCAACTCGAGGATGGTGGCCTCACCAAACGCTTCACTTTGGACGAGCTTTTGGACAATATTATGATTTATTACACTACAAACTCGATAACTACGTCTCAGCGCTTGTACTCGGAAGGGCTCAATTTCGCTCAATTAGCTTTGAATTTGGACGCGACGCATATAAATGTGCCTACCGGTTGTGCACGTTTTATACACGACTTGATGCATTCGACGGAGTCAGAGCTTGGATTGAGgttcaaaaatattgtgcacAGTACCTACCACAAAGAAGGTGGTCATTTTGCAGCAATGGAGGTTCCACAGACACTTTACAGCGATTTCGTCGAATTTGTCGCTAAAGTATTCAAGAAGCCACATCCAAAGCAATAG